The sequence TTCGCGGCAGCAGGATGTCAGTCGCAAGACAAGACGCCCGAACCGCGTTTCGTGTCGAGCAGCCCGGGCGCCCCGGCCAAACTTTTATCCGAAAGCCGGGAAGAAGGTTATTTCATCGAGTTTCGCTCGCGCTACGCACTGAGCTACGGGCACACCTATGTCGTTTTCGGGCGCGCGACCAAGTCCGGCGCGATGATCAACCCAGAGGTTGCAGGGCTTGCCCCCGCTTCGAACGATCCCACGCCGTATGTTTTCGGGCATTTCGTGCCGGTCCCAGCGGAAACGGGCTTGAGCGATGGCGACTTGGAAGAAGAATACAGGTCGGCGAGCTGGCGTGTCATGCTTACCGAGCCGGAATACAGGAAGGTCGTTGCGGACATTCGCAAGCTGAAGGAGAAGTCTCGCTTTTGGCATGCGACCTTCTATAACTGCAACGCCTTCGTGGCGGACATCGCGCGCTCTATGGGATATAAGACTCCCGGCATCTGGCTCAGGCCGCAAGAATTCATTACAAAGCTTCGGGAAATGAACGGGGGGTGAATGCGATCAGGTGGGACCCTCTCCGTCTAATTGGCAGAAAAACAGGCGTGGATACCGGCACGTTGTCGGTCGGAATGAGGCGGTGACACCTTTGGCAGGAGAGCAGCAATCCTCGATCGCAGAAGCTCTGGTGAGCTAAGTGAGCATGTCGGTAGCTTCCGTCGGTGAGATTTTTTGGGTACTCGGGATCATCGCCTGGTACTTCATCCGGCGTCCTTACGAGCGCCGCGCCAAGCGCGTGCGGGTGGTCAGCCACCGCCGCTCACCTTCCGAGATAGCCGGGCTTGCGGCCGCCCTGCTTGGCCTTGCCATCATACCCGGGTTTTACGTTGCCAGCGGCATGCCGGAAGCGGCCGACTACCCTGCCCGCCCATGGGCCGTGGCTGTCGGGGCGATGATCTTCTTCGCCGCAATGTGGGTCTTTCGCAGAACCCACAAGGAGCTCGGCCGGAATTGGTCCGTCACGCTGGAGATTCGCGACCAGCATGAACTGGTTTGCGGGGGGCCTTACGTCCTCGTCCGCCATCCCATGTACACTTCTTTCCTGCTCATGGGGCTTGGCCAGGCCTTTCTATTGTCGAACTGGGTCGCCGGGCTCTCGGGCTTGATCGGCTTCGCTGTGCTTTTTCTTCTAAGGGTGGACGAGGAGGAGCGTATGATGTTGGAAATATTCGGCTCGCGTTATCGCTCCTATATGGAGAGAACCAAGCGAATTATCCCTTATCTGTACTAGAGGTGGCATGATGCGCGGCCGAGCTCTCAAGCTTTCGGCGCCACGGCGCCTCGTTTGTGATCTGATGAGGTTCTCGATCGGGGTGCCGCGGGTCACCGTGCAGCGGCAGATGAATCTCGGTCCGCTCCAAGAGAGCAGGGTGGCTCAGCAAAGCAGACCGTCCTGGACGGTGCTTTTCCTGAAGGGTTACGCGCTTCTTGCCCTGGAGACGCCGGAGTTGCGGCGCGCTTATGTCAAGCTGCCAAGGCCGCAGCTCTATGAATATCCTGCAAACGTCGCCTCCATTGCCCACGAGCGCGAGCATCACGGCGAACGGGTTGTGCTGCTGAGTACTATCAAAAGTCCCGAGCGCCGATCGATCGGCGAATTGGGAGCATTGATTCACGCGGCCCGAACACGTCCCGTGCTTGAGATCAAGGAGTTCCGGCGCGCCTTGAAGGTTGCCCGCATGCCGGGGCCCATCAGATGGCTGCTGATGTGGCTTGGGCTGAATATCGGGCGGCAGCGGGCGCGCCATTTCGGCACGTTTCAACTGTCGGTCTATTCCGGCCTCGGGGCAGAGTCCCTCAACCCGCTCACGCCCTTGACCACCCTCCTCAATTACGGCCCGATCGACGAGGATGGATCGGTGAGTGTCCGCATCCACTACGATCACCGGGTCATGGATGGCGCCAACGTGGCGCGAGCCCTGGAGCGGTTCGAAGAAATCCTGAACGGCGAAATCACCGCTGAAGTGCAAGGCCTTGCTCAAAGCGAAAGCGTTCCGGCCGCCGCGTCAAGGGTCGCAACATGACCCTGCACAGCCTGGTCCGGCCGGCCGTCGTCGTGGTCGGCGCGTCACGCGGCATTGGGAAGGCCATTGCCGAAGTCGCTGCGAAGGAGGGAGCTACCGTCGTTTTGGTGGCACGTTCGCCTGAGGGGCTTGCCGCGGCCGCAACCGACATCCGGAAGGCGGGCGGCGAGGCAATCACGTTGGCGTTGGATCTCATGGCCGAGGACGCAGCGGCGCGCCTGGAGGACTTCCTTTCCGCAAACAGCTTGATGTGCGATGTCCTCGTCAACAGTGCCGGCTATGGCTTGCGCGGCGGCGCGACGGTGCTCCCTGTCGATGATCAGCTTGGGATCATTGATCTCAACATACGCGCCCTTACCCATCTTACTTTGCACTTTCTGCCAGGCATGGTGGCGCGCGGGCGTGGCGGCGTCATCAATCTCGGTTCCGTCGCCAGCTTCACTCCCGGTCCCTATATGGCGTTGTACTATGCCAGCAAGGGCTTCGTGCGCTCCTTTTCGGAAGCGCTTCATCAAGAACTGCGCGGCACCAGCGTGACCGTCACCTGTGTCGCCCCCGGCCCGGTATCAACAGAATTTCTTGAAAAGTCCGGCGCCAATCGGGCGGCATTGTTCAAGATCTTGCCGAAGCTCGATTCCGAGTACGTGGCCGAACGCGCGTGGCACGGATTCAAATCCGGTCGTCGCCTCGTCGTGCCAGGCATCTCCGCCAAGTTGACCGCTTTTGTGGCGGCGTTGTTACCCTCCGCAGTCATGCTGCCGCTGATCGGCCGCTTGCAGCGCAGGAGCAATGACCCGTGCCCATGCGGTTCGGGTAAGAAGTTCAAGGCATGCTGCGGTGCCCGCAGCAACTCTTAGCGGATCATAGCCAAAAGTTGGTGACCGGAAGGGTCGTTCGCCAATCGGGCTCTTGGGACTCGATGCGAGATGACGAATGCGTCTCTCACAAGCCCTGCCATGCAATCACGCAATTATGATTGCTGAGCCGATGGTTTAAGCGATTTCCGCACTCCATTGAAAACACGCGAATATCCCAGAATATCTGTCGGGCGCGCCAATTGCAGAGGAAAAGCAGCGCTTATCAGAGTAATCGGCAAGCCTATCCTTCTGACGATGACGTCCTGATGGAGGCCGACATGACAAGAGTGGTCGCTATCGCGCTGTATCTCGGGCTCGCGGGAGCCGCCTTCGCGGACGAACCGGTGGATACGGCAAAGTTCGTCATTCGTGCCCAGATCCAGGCTTTTCTCGACGACGACGCGGATACCGCCTATTCCCTCGCCTCGCCGGCGATCCGGGCAAGGTTTCCGGACAAGATGCTTTTCCTCGACATGGTAAAGCGAAACTATCAGCACCTCTACCGGCCGGGCAGTTTCGCCTTCGGCCGCTCGAAGGTCGTCGGCGATGAAGTGATCCAGGAGGTACTGATCTCCGGATCGGACGGCAAGGACTGGACGGCGATCTACGCCTTGGTCAAGCAGCCGGACGGCAACTATAAGGTCAATGGCGTGATGATGATTCAGACCGCGCCTGGTCCAGAGCTTTGATCATAGATCAGCGGTGAGCCTTAGACCGGGGGGAGATCCCCGCGTTGCCAACCTTCCTGGGTCTCCGCCATGAAATCGGCATAGCGCCCCTCCTCGATTGCCTTGCGGATGCCGGCCATCAAGTCCTGGTAATAGGCAAGATTGTTCCAGCTAAGCAGCATGCCGCCAAGCGATTCATTTGATCGAATCAGGTGGTGTAGGTAGGCGCGCGAATAATCGCGGGTGGCCGGGCATGACGACTGCTCGTCAAGCGGCCGCGCGTCTTCAGCGTGCCGCGCATTGCGCAGGTTGATCCGGCCGTAGCGGGTGAAAGCCAAGCCATGGCGGCCGGAACGGGTCGGCATGACGCAGTCGAACATATCGATCCCATGCGCGACCGATTTCAGGATATCGTCGGGCGTGCCGACGCCCATCAGATAACGCGGCTTTTCCTCCGGCAATGCCGGGCAGGTGACATCGAGCATGTCAAGCATGACCTCCTGCGGTTCTCCAACGGCGAGGCCGCCGACGGCATAGCCCTTGAGGTCGAGATCTTTGAGCGCCAGTGCCGAGCGCTCTCGCAGCTTCGCGGTGTCGCCGCCCTGGACGATGCCGAACATCGCCTTGCCTGGCTGATCGCCGAAGGCAACTTTGCATCGCTCCGCCCAACGCAGCGACATCTCCATTGCCCGCTCGACGTCGTTTGGCTCGGCCGGCAGCGCGACGCACTCGTCGAGCTGCATCTGGATATCGCTGTCGAGGAGGCCTTGGATCTCTATCGAGCGCTCGGGCGACATATGGTAGAGGGCGCCATCGATGTGGCTCTTGAAGGTTACGCCCTGCTCATCGAGCTTGCGCAATCCGGAGAGCGACATGACTTGGAAGCCGCCGCTGTCCGTCAGAATAGGCCCCTCCCAGCGGATGAAGTTGTGGAGGCCCCCGAGCCGCGCGACGCGCTCGGCACCGGGACGCAGCATCAGATGGTAGGTGTTTCCGAGAATGATATCGGCGCCGACGTCGCGTACCTGCTCCAGGTACATCGCCTTGACCGTGCCGACTGTTCCGACCGGCATGAAGGCCGGGGTGCGGATCGTCCCGCGGGGCATGGAAACCTCGCCGCGGCGCGCCTTGCCGTCGGTCGCAAGCAACTTGAATTGGAACGTCTCGGTCATCTAGTCTTTCCGGAAAAGCAGGCTCGAATCGCCATAGGAATAGAAGCGGTAGCCGGTGGCGATGGCATGGGCATAGGCGGCACGCATGGTCTCGAGCCCGGCAAAGGCCGAAACCAGCATGAACAGCGTCGATTTCGGCAGGTGGAAATTGGTCATCAGCATGTCAACGGTGCGGAAACGATAGCCCGGCGTGATGAAGATGCCGGTCGGGCCCGACCAGGGGCGGATCGTGCCTTCCTTCGTTGCAGCGCTCTCGATCAACCGCAGCGACGTTGTGCCAACACAGACGATGCGCCCACCCCTCTCCCGAACCGCATTCAGCTTTTCCGCCGTTGCCGCGTCCACGTGGCCGATTTCCTCGTGCATCACGTGATCGTCGGTATCGTCGGTCTTGACCGGCAGGAAGGTCCCAGCGCCCACATGCAAGGTCACGAAATGCCGCTCGACGCCGGCCTCATCGAGCTTGGCGAAAAGGCGGTCGGTGAAATGCAGGCCGGCGGTCGGTGCGGCTACCGCCCCCTCCTCCCGAGCATAGACGGTCTGATAGTCGGCCCAATCACGCGCGTCTTCGGCCCGCTTGGAAGCAATATAGGGCGGCAGCGGGATATGTCCTACAGCCGTGATCGCCTCGTCGAGAACCGGTCCGGAAAGCTCGAAACGAAGGGTCACCTCGCCAGCATCGGCCTTTTCTTCGACCGTCGCGTCCAGTGTGCCGAGCAGGCAACTGCTTCCGCCATGACCGAAACTGATCCGGTCCCCCAGCTTCAGTCGGCGCGCCGGCCGTGCGAATGCCTTCCAGCGATCGGGTGCAACGCGCATGTGAAGCGTCAGCGAAACCGGTGTGGTGATCTCTTCACCGCGCCTGCGGATGCCTTCGAGCTGTGCCGGTATGACCTTGGTGTCATTGAAGACCAGCGCGTCGCCAGGCTTCAGGAAGGAGGGCAAGTCGAGAACGCCGCAATCGCTGAGAACCGGTTCGCCCTCCGGCCGCACAACGAGCATGCGGGCGCTGTCGCGCGGGCTCGCGGGCCGCAGCGCGATAGAAGTTTCCGGCAGGTCGAAATCGAACAGGTCTACGCGCATCGAAGGTGCCAAACAAAAGCAAACCCGCCCCGGCGCCTTTCGGCGCGACCGGGGCGGGTCTGTGCATTAGCGCAAATCAGGCGTCGGCGGCAACCCGCATCGACACGATCGTATCGGGATCGCGCACCGGCTCGCCGCGTTTGATCTTGTCCACGTTCTCCATGCCTTCGATCACCTGGCCCCAGACGGAATATTGCTTGTTGAGCCAGGGAGCGTCGGTGAAGCAGATGAAGAACTGCGAATTGGCCGAGTTCGGCATCTGGCTGCGGGCCATGGAGCAGGTGCCGCGGACATGG is a genomic window of Sinorhizobium numidicum containing:
- a CDS encoding protein-S-isoprenylcysteine O-methyltransferase; its protein translation is MSVASVGEIFWVLGIIAWYFIRRPYERRAKRVRVVSHRRSPSEIAGLAAALLGLAIIPGFYVASGMPEAADYPARPWAVAVGAMIFFAAMWVFRRTHKELGRNWSVTLEIRDQHELVCGGPYVLVRHPMYTSFLLMGLGQAFLLSNWVAGLSGLIGFAVLFLLRVDEEERMMLEIFGSRYRSYMERTKRIIPYLY
- a CDS encoding SDR family NAD(P)-dependent oxidoreductase; translation: MTLHSLVRPAVVVVGASRGIGKAIAEVAAKEGATVVLVARSPEGLAAAATDIRKAGGEAITLALDLMAEDAAARLEDFLSANSLMCDVLVNSAGYGLRGGATVLPVDDQLGIIDLNIRALTHLTLHFLPGMVARGRGGVINLGSVASFTPGPYMALYYASKGFVRSFSEALHQELRGTSVTVTCVAPGPVSTEFLEKSGANRAALFKILPKLDSEYVAERAWHGFKSGRRLVVPGISAKLTAFVAALLPSAVMLPLIGRLQRRSNDPCPCGSGKKFKACCGARSNS
- a CDS encoding DUF4864 domain-containing protein — encoded protein: MTRVVAIALYLGLAGAAFADEPVDTAKFVIRAQIQAFLDDDADTAYSLASPAIRARFPDKMLFLDMVKRNYQHLYRPGSFAFGRSKVVGDEVIQEVLISGSDGKDWTAIYALVKQPDGNYKVNGVMMIQTAPGPEL
- the tgt gene encoding tRNA guanosine(34) transglycosylase Tgt; the encoded protein is MTETFQFKLLATDGKARRGEVSMPRGTIRTPAFMPVGTVGTVKAMYLEQVRDVGADIILGNTYHLMLRPGAERVARLGGLHNFIRWEGPILTDSGGFQVMSLSGLRKLDEQGVTFKSHIDGALYHMSPERSIEIQGLLDSDIQMQLDECVALPAEPNDVERAMEMSLRWAERCKVAFGDQPGKAMFGIVQGGDTAKLRERSALALKDLDLKGYAVGGLAVGEPQEVMLDMLDVTCPALPEEKPRYLMGVGTPDDILKSVAHGIDMFDCVMPTRSGRHGLAFTRYGRINLRNARHAEDARPLDEQSSCPATRDYSRAYLHHLIRSNESLGGMLLSWNNLAYYQDLMAGIRKAIEEGRYADFMAETQEGWQRGDLPPV
- the queA gene encoding tRNA preQ1(34) S-adenosylmethionine ribosyltransferase-isomerase QueA; translated protein: MRVDLFDFDLPETSIALRPASPRDSARMLVVRPEGEPVLSDCGVLDLPSFLKPGDALVFNDTKVIPAQLEGIRRRGEEITTPVSLTLHMRVAPDRWKAFARPARRLKLGDRISFGHGGSSCLLGTLDATVEEKADAGEVTLRFELSGPVLDEAITAVGHIPLPPYIASKRAEDARDWADYQTVYAREEGAVAAPTAGLHFTDRLFAKLDEAGVERHFVTLHVGAGTFLPVKTDDTDDHVMHEEIGHVDAATAEKLNAVRERGGRIVCVGTTSLRLIESAATKEGTIRPWSGPTGIFITPGYRFRTVDMLMTNFHLPKSTLFMLVSAFAGLETMRAAYAHAIATGYRFYSYGDSSLLFRKD